DNA sequence from the Arthrobacter sp. V1I9 genome:
CGCGGGCGCCGTGGAGGAAGGCTGCTCAACGGTGGCCGACGTGTCCAAGGCAACCCGGGCCGGCACCGGCTGCGGCGGCTGCCACGAGGACATCAAGGGACTGATCGAAAAACACTTTTCCCCAGCCGCGCCCTGACCTCGCAAGGCCACCCCGGCCCCTGCCCTCGCAAGCTCGTTCAGGGAAGCCGGCGGCCGTGGCCCCAGGCGGTTCCCGCCGGAGGTTGAGCCTGCCGGACCCTGTGCTCTTACACCGGTGCTTTGGGAATCATGATCCAGAGCGCGATGTACACCAGTTCGCCGATCCCCACCAGGCCGAAGATCACGAAGCCCAGCCGGACCAGGAATTTCGGGAGCCCGAACCGGGTGGCCAGGGCTGCGCAAACACCGCCGATGATTTTGCCGCTGCGGGGACGGACAAGGGCTGTTGTCATGCCGCCACGCTACACGAAAATGAGGCGATTGGAGCCTGGGTTTTCCTCCCAGCCGCTCCCTGGCCTCGATCACCCAAGCTACAGGTGCACGTGCAGCCGGCGCGCCGCTTCCGAGATGGACCCGGTCAATGACGGGTAGACGGTGAAGGTGCTGGCCACGTCATCCACGTGCAGTTTCTGC
Encoded proteins:
- a CDS encoding PspC domain-containing protein, translated to MTTALVRPRSGKIIGGVCAALATRFGLPKFLVRLGFVIFGLVGIGELVYIALWIMIPKAPV